A region from the Lolium perenne isolate Kyuss_39 chromosome 4, Kyuss_2.0, whole genome shotgun sequence genome encodes:
- the LOC127349358 gene encoding uncharacterized protein, whose protein sequence is MEPDPATPDPAPNSPAPAKRSAWKQPAASNGIVPADAPPPPPAVMDADHWPALADAAKTKAPIVPASESPKPPPPPPLVSTSNNAAAAASSAMANPSNSPRHGSGTHHNRHKPARRGGASGSNSGGGDHSPRDQQRDHHEQRGTDRWDHGANGGGGAAGRGGQRNHSNNGGRRGGSSSGGPGGVAHHGGGFNGRRRGGFEGSFYRGPSMGIGPYMRGAPPPPPLAVAPQFMAPPPPPPGPHMRAFAGHMMAFPEMPPGSPISPMYYVGGPPPPPEALRGMGFVPPMVGPPAYPYFQHMPEAEPEPELEPELQHVPEPQGQEKLLKQIEFYFSKDNLCTDVWLRQRMDQEGWVDISLIATFKKVRAITADLQSADLQYIKETLQSSSMLETQGDKVRRQNDWHKWVIPRESNTATRSSSVAAPGPNVNNLTARLGGVALHESPAGGPSSTVDQNHHEVLLNGSTSSDNQAPPVAEESEEAEESEVAEESAGRR, encoded by the exons atgGAGCCGGATCCCGCCACGCCCGATCCGGCGCCCAACTCCCCGGCCCCGGCCAAGAGGTCCGCCTGGAAGCAGCCAGCCGCCTCCAACGGCATCGTCCCAGCCGACGCGCCGCCCCCGCCGCCCGCCGTCATGGACGCCGACCACTGGCCCGCGCTCGCCGACGCCGCCAAGACCAAGGCCCCCATCGTCCCCGCCTCCGAATCGCCaaagccgccgccgcctcccccactCGTCTCAACCTCCaacaacgccgccgccgccgcctcatcG GCCATGGCGAATCCGTCCAACTCGCCCAGGCACGGCTCGGGGACCCACCACAACCGCCACAAGCCGGCCAGGCGCGGCGGCGCCTCTGGCAGCAACAGCGGTGGCGGAGACCACTCCCCGCGCGACCAGCAGCGGGACCATCATGAGCAGCGGGGAACTGACCGCTGGGACCATGGCGCCAACGGCGGCGGAGGTGCTGCCGGAAGGGGTGGCCAGAGAAACCACAGTAACAACGGTGGCAGGAggggcggcagcagcagcggcggcccGGGTGGAGTCGCGCACCATGGCGGTGGCTTCAATGGCCGCAGGAGAGGTGGGTTCGAGGGTTCCTTTTACCGTGGCCCCTCGATGGGCATCGGGCCCTACATGCGGGgcgcgccgccgcccccgccgctGGCCGTCGCTCCCCAGTTCATGGCCCCTCCCCCACCGCCGCCTGGCCCGCACATGCGGGCGTTTGCTGGACACATGATGGCATTTCCTG AAATGCCACCTGGGTCTCCTATTTCCCCAATGTACTATGTTGGtgggccgcctccgcctccagaaGCGCTTAGGGGAATGGGCTTCGTGCCTCCTATGGTCGGCCCGCCTGCTTATCCCTACTTCCAGCACATGCCTGAGGCTGAGCCAGAGCCAGAGCTTGAACCTGAGCTCCAACATGTACCTGAGCCTCAAGGCCAGGAGAAGCTGCTCAAACAGATTGAGTTCTACTTCAG CAAGGACAACTTATGTACAGATGTTTGGTTGCGGCAACGTATGGATCAGGAGGGCTGGGTTGATATCTCTCTTATAGCTACCTTTAAGAAG GTTCGAGCAATCACTGCTGATCTGCAGTCTGCTGATTTGCAGTATATAAAGGAAACACTTCAGTCCTCATCTATGCTGGAAACACAG GGTGACAAAGTCAGGAGGCAAAATGATTGGCACAAATGGGTGATTCCTCGGGAGAGCAACACTGCTACTCGGTCAAGCTCTGTAGCCGCGCCAGGCCCCAACGTCAACAATCTGACAGCACGCCTGGGGGGCGTGGCCCTCCATGAATCACCAGCTGGTGGCCCTAGCAGCACGGTGGACCAGAACCATCATGAGGTGCTCCTGAATGGATCCACTTCCAGCGATAACCAAGCACCACCGGTAGCTGAAGAGAGCGAGGAAGCTGAAGAGAGTGAGGTAGCTGAAGAAAGCGCTGGCCGCCGCTAG